The Malus domestica chromosome 08, GDT2T_hap1 genomic interval CATGCGTATGTTATTGATCTTTGTAACATTCTTGGTGCAGGTACTTGAAAGCAATCGATCGCTTTAACGATTTGGTGGTTTCCGTCTATGTTACTGCTGGTCATATCCTTTGTATTTCCAACTCAAATATATGCTTCACCTTCACCTTTCTTGGAATTGTATGTTTTCACGGATGTGTTATTTTCTGCGCCAGTTCTTTTGCAACTCCGTCGTTTTTCAAATCAAGAAAGTATCTTTAACTTGTGCTGATGATAAACCTCAGCAGATGGCATAACAACGGTGCCACATGTATGTACTTATGTTGTCTTCAATTTCCGAACATTGCTGTTATTTGTATTTGTTCAACCTGATAGAAGGCTGAGTGAAAGGTCTTCATGTTGTGCTCTGTTAGGTACTGTACAGTTTCGAGCTTGACAGTTTCTTTAACTAGACATACATACACGACTTATGCTACTTCATGACTCTCGTAACGATGATGGAATCAAGAGCTTCTTCCAAGAGGTTCATGAGCTTTACATCAAAGTAAGTCACTACATACCATCAGCCCTTTTATTTAAGTTCATTTTTACACTTCCGTAGGTTCTTGTTGGTTGATGTGTTCTCTGCGGATTCCCTACTGTATGCTTCTAATCTCGTAGTCTTGGGTGGCATGAGGTGAATAGAGGTGAACTATGCGTTCTGTAATTATGAATTGTAGTAAAAAGGCTAGCTCTCCTTAGAAAGTACGTAGTTACATTGCCTACACATGTTTCATTTAGAAGTGCTCATGGTCAGTTGTTAGTGCCTAGGAAACCCTTGACTGCGACACATATTCTCGTTACTGTTCCGAGTATCCTCTGATACCAGCAAATAGAGCCAcatgtttaaaatgaaactcCTTGTGAGGAAGATCATCTGGTGGTATCTTGGATGAATCGTAGTCGAAGTTAGAGAGTAGAAACTCACTGGCAATATCACTGAATAAGGGATATGcaaaaagaaaatatgtaaATACAGAGTTTTTGTCTTTCCTTTTATTCTTGCGAATCCAAACAACGATACTAGTTTATGTCAGTTCATCAAATCTTAGAGTTTTGTCTAAACACACTTAATTATTTCATTACACAGTTTCCATTTCGCAATGTTAACTTCCGTTTCATAACAGAAAGGCATTGATCATTGACTCATAAGATGTTTGTGAATTTGCAGACTCTTCTTAATCCCCTCTACCTGCCTGGTTCGCGAATCGCGTCATCACATTTTGATACAAAAGTCCGTGCGCTTGCACGAAAACATCTGTAGGGGCAATGTATGCTGTGGGTACACAAGCTCTTGACTTTTCGCAACGAGGTGCACAGCTTAAACTAGGGGATTTCGAagcctttcctttttgtttctttttcatgatTCTAGTTCAAGACTGTTGCGTATTATACCACGTGTTATTTACGATATTAGGATTAAGTCTATCAACATTTCAATGCTAAGGGAGAAGTGCATGAAAGAGAACATTTTAAGTATTAAAACATCCAAGGAAGCCAaccttaagggtgcgtttgttgcaccggattatttcggactggactagcttcagggactaagctagaCTGGCTTAGCTTGGACTAAACAGGATAAAACAGGAAAGTGTTTGGTGCAGTTTCGGACTAAACTACAgactaaaatatttttaagaaccacaatattttattattatttttaattcactttcaaattataaaaataacaaaataactaTTGTATTATAAAAATATCTTCTgccattacattttttttagtcGTGCTTCTGCCATTGCCTTCTGGAAGAAAACTGATACCCTTCCTGAAAcccctttcctctctctctctctctcacaactTTGTAGAAACACACCTCCCCCTCTTCACTTTCTCTCACATCTTcacttctctttctccctcttagTACAGAAAGTATTGGTGCTCATCCCAGTCGTCGTCGACAAAAGTTTACCCTCACAGCCAAGCAAAACGAACAAATCATACAATCAATAGAGCCCATGGCGTGATTTGGATTTTGGAGGTGTTGGAACGACTGATGTGCGCCTGATGGAGTGATAGGGTTTCAAAGGCACAAagattttgtaaatttttttctgtttttgttttgaattctggGGTTGgatgttttgggtttttttatgTCAGGCAGTGGGAACAACTACGCGATCTGGTTGTGGAAGTGAGGAAGAAGTAAATGAGAGCGGCGACGCAGGGAGAGACGACGCACGAAGCAACTAAAAAACGAAAGTGGCAGAGGAAGCCGTGATTTACGAGGACGCGACGATGGTCCTGGGATGGTCCGGCAAGGTTGTCGAGCAGGATGAGGAGTCAAGCGGGACAATGCGAGAGAAAAGAAGGATCTTTGCAATCCGATGGTATTTGGGGGGTCTCACTAAGACTATCTAGTGAGCCCCGTAGTCAAGGCGAGTGAGGTTTAATCCCACTAAAGCTAGTCCCTTCCTCTACAAACATGAGACTACAGTAACACCTAGTCTAGTCTAGTCCAATCCCatttagtgagggcaaacaaacaccCCCTAAATTCAGTATCTCCCTGTATTTTTCTTCCTAAGATTTTGGGTCCGCGGCCACACAAACACACGCACATACAAGCGATCCACGTGTCTATTTTCCGCTGCCACAACAGAAAGTAGCAGTAGCTACTAGGCCAGAGGTAGGACTTTCGCGAATCATAAACACTTCTTCTAACTACGTAATGCCTAAATCAGAGGAAAAAAACTTGACAATTGCCTTTGAAACTGAAGATGTTCCCATAAACTTGTCGATAAAAAATGCACGATTACATGACATGAAGAGTGACGAAAAGGTCGTGAGAAAAACTACGTTATATTTGTAAAATCTTACAAATAAGATTCAAAACCCAAGACCAATTCTGATATCCAAAACCATCTCTTTCCCGGTTTTAGGGGTGGACCAAGACGAGAGCGTGTGCTTCATCATTTAGAAACAACCTGCCATAGAAGAGACGAGATGAGATGACAACATATGTTTTATCTTCCAGAAAATG includes:
- the LOC103441967 gene encoding uncharacterized protein, producing MAATACFIIVSRNEIPIYEAEVGSAAKREDAAQLHQFILHAALDIVQDLAWTTSAMYLKAIDRFNDLVVSVYVTAGHTRLMLLHDSRNDDGIKSFFQEVHELYIKTLLNPLYLPGSRIASSHFDTKVRALARKHL